One genomic region from Spirulina subsalsa PCC 9445 encodes:
- a CDS encoding REP-associated tyrosine transposase, producing MYEYRKLTDEQKAEIVQSRLQKQYPPHSPPHLIQNQDYYLITAACYEHKHRLNTPTRRQELWNCLVDTLTHQGIEIRAWVILPNHYHLLITTVEFKWLSQQLRLIHGRFARQWNIEDRCTGKVWCSYSDRAIRSERHYYTTLNYIHYNPVKHNQVKSPYDWHESSVHWYLKDKGREWLRSCWVQYQIRDYGKNWDNFSL from the coding sequence ATGTACGAGTACCGTAAACTTACAGATGAACAAAAAGCCGAAATTGTCCAATCTAGACTTCAAAAGCAATACCCACCCCATTCACCCCCGCATCTCATTCAAAACCAAGATTATTACTTGATTACTGCCGCTTGCTACGAACATAAACACCGATTAAATACTCCCACACGCCGCCAAGAATTATGGAATTGTTTAGTTGACACCTTGACCCATCAAGGTATTGAAATCCGCGCTTGGGTAATTCTTCCTAATCATTATCACCTCTTAATTACCACTGTTGAATTTAAATGGTTAAGTCAACAACTACGCCTCATTCATGGGCGTTTTGCCCGTCAGTGGAACATTGAAGATCGCTGCACTGGGAAAGTTTGGTGTTCCTATAGCGATCGCGCCATTCGTTCAGAACGCCATTACTATACAACACTAAATTATATTCACTATAATCCAGTCAAACATAATCAAGTTAAATCCCCCTATGATTGGCACGAAAGTAGTGTCCATTGGTATCTCAAGGACAAAGGAAGAGAATGGTTAAGAAGTTGTTGGGTTCAATATCAGATTAGAGATTATGGAAAAAATTGGGATAATTTTTCTCTTTGA